DNA from Cynocephalus volans isolate mCynVol1 chromosome 2, mCynVol1.pri, whole genome shotgun sequence:
caccagtgaatgaatgaatgaatgagtgagtgagcatGGGTGGGCTGGGCTGAGTCCTGGGGGACCCGGGCTTCACTTACAGTGTGTCCTCGTAGCTCTCGGGCTCTGGTGAGCCCCGGGCCACATAGAGGCGGCTATCAAGGTTGCGCAGGATCAGGCTGCTGATGATGCCCTCGTGGGGCTTCTGGAGCAGCTCCTCGAACAGCTGCAGCGTGGCGATGCTGATCTGGAGCAGGAAGGGGGTCAGCAGGGAcgcccctgcccaccccagcctctAGAATGGGTGCCTTGGAACTGCTGACCCAAATAAGAAGTCCTCTAAGGTGGGGTCACCTTCCCTGGCTGGGTGCTAAGGTTGCAGGTTTTGTGGGGAGTGGGTGGGTGTTGGCCTAGGAACCAGGAAGTCTGGGTGGTTCCTGTTCTGTTACTAATTTGATGTGTGATCCAGGAAAGCCAATTggcttctctgtacctcagtttccatTCCAGAAAAATGGGAATGTCAGCCTCACCTATCTCACAGAGTGGTCGTAAGCCTCAAACAAGCCAAGTGAACAGAAAAGCAGTTTGCAGAATATGAAGTGCCATGAAAAGTATGCAGTCACAGAAAATTACTGTGTGACAGCTTGACTGTGTCACTGTTTTGGGGGGTTCAGTGTCTCAAAGGGAGAATCACCTGAACAAGCTAGTGAAAATAAGAAGCAGTGCGGGAAATTCCTTCAGTGGGAAGGGGTGGTGCCAGCGGAGATGAGAGTCCCTCCCACTTACCTCATCAGAGAGGTGGTCGCAGTGCCCGATGAGGTGAGCGCACAGGGTGCGGGGGTTGTCTTCGGGGGCTTCAGGCTGCTGGTCCGTGCCCAGGAGGAAAGTCACAGTCTCTCGCAGCAGTGCGGGTGAGCGAAGCCGGCGCAGCAGGGCCGTCAGCAGGGCAGTAGAGGTCAGCATACTCCGCTCGGACCTGCGGGGACAAGATACCTCAGCCAGGCCTGGCCCGGGCTCTCAAAGCCAGGCGAGGAGAGAGGTGCAGGGAGAGAGAGGTGCAGGGAGAGAGAGGTGCAGGGAGAGAGAGGTGCGGGGAGTGAGGGCATGCAGGGGAGGCAAACCCTCTCCAGGTGTCCTCACAGCTCTAACTAATATATCTCTGGTCACTTCCCCATCCCCTGAGGTCCTCAAGTGTGGCTCAGAGCCACATGCCTGTCAGTAGGGCAAGGCCTGGCCGACATTAAGCAATGGAGTCCACAGATGTGAGTCTGGCTGACAAGGTCCCCAGCCATAGGGACAGGAAGGGGCTTGGTGAAGTGGTGGTTTGATCCAGACCACAGCCACACCCAAGGGACCTAGACACACACTTACACGTgcaggagctggggctgcagAGTCTCCACAAATAACTTCTCAGCCACAGCCTTTGCCAAAGCATCTGCCACCACCTGCGTGCCAAAGAGCATGTCTTCAACACGTTTTACACCCACTACAGTTTTCCACGGAGGACTAACCGTGACTTTGCACAGAGCCTAACACCACAGGCAGAGGGGCCCAACTAACCCAGGACCCTGCTCGGCTCCTAGACCCCATGTTTCCAAGCATGTGCTCCACTCGGTCCTCGAGATGAGACAGCAAAGGGAGCAGTGTGGGAGAGCCCGTCTACACCCACCGCTGCTCACCGCGTGTGCCTCTGTGATAAGGTGGTCGCAGTAATCAAACCAGCCCAAGAAGGCAGCCAGGGCCTCCTTGCCAGGGAAGGAGGCCTCATCAGACGGGGCGCTGGGTAACCtgaagggaaagggaggagggaagtcTGGAGAGTGAGAGGAACTTTGACATCTTCCTCAAGCACGTGCACCCGGAAGCTGGGTCCTTTCTCCCGCTCCTCGGTAACCTCCATCACTGGGGCACAGTTCTATTGAGATCTTTGGGGTCAGAGACAAGAAAAGAGATGCTTCCCTGGAGGATGAGAAAGCCCTTGGGGATCAGCTGTCACCTCGGGAAATGGGTGGCCAGCAGGGGCCTCCAGCCCCCTTGGAATACCAGAGGAGCCAGCCACCAGCAAGACAGGCAGGGCATCGAGCCACCGAAGATGTCACCCAGCTTTCTGGGGTCAAGACCTACCTCCAACTGATGCCTTCTAATGTGGCAACATCTGTGGGGTCAAGGAAGGTGGGCAGGGAGTGGTACAGCTGGCAGAGGTGCTCGGCGATGGCGAGGCAGGAGCTGCTCTGCACCAGGTAGGTGGCAGCTGCCGGGGAGGCCACGTGCACCAGGAGCAGCAGGTTCTCCTGGGCCTTCAGGGCCACCCGACTCTTCTAGGAGATGGGGATACGACTTCAGGGACATTCATCTGAACCCCAAAATCACCTCCCAGCTATCCGCCCCTTCCTCTCCTGGCCCCCAccctctctgtctctgcagcCAGCACCTTGCTCTTGCACAGCCCGAGCAGGGAGGTGATCAGGTTGTTCTCCCCGGTCCCACCATCTGGCTCCTCGGTCCCTGCAGGCAGGCGGCTGCTCAAGGCCTGGGCTCCGCAGGGCTCCCTCTCCAGTGGGGGGCCCCTGTCAGGAGCACTGCTGTGGGAGTTGTCCTTGTCCCTGTGGTTGGCTGTGTCTTTAGGCAGGGCAGTGGGTTCTCTGGAGGCCTTCTTCCTACCTACAATCTTTTTACCCTGGGAGGGGTGAGGCCAGGTCACGGTGGAGACCATTCCCTGTGATGACCCCCCCTTGAGAACGCAAGGTGAGCCGGCTGACAGGGCCCTGGCCTGGAGCTGAGGCGAGATTGCCTGAGCACACCTTGGGTCCCCACTCTCTCCTTCTGCTTCTCAGAAAGGCCAAGGGGGCCTTCCCCTGGGGCTGCAGCCCCCCATGTTCCCCACTGGATGCTCACTTCCAGGATGTAGGCGAGCAATGCCGGATCCTGCTGGATCTTGGAGCAGAGGACAGTGGTGAACTGCACCTCCTCCTTTTCAGTAAGGGACCCAGTAACTGTCCCACCAAGTCGGAGAAGTTTCTGGAAAGGGAGCAGGATAGAAACAGAGGGGAATAAGATGGCTAGGGAGAGAGGGGGCCTCACGCCCAGCCGCCCCTTGGCTTCTCGGCCCCTCACCTGCACAGGCCTGTGGACGCTGAGGTAATGCAGCAGCGGGTGCTGCACCTGGGCCAGAACTTTGCTGAAGAACTGGAACACCTGCTGCCGCATGCCCGGTGGGTACTGAGGGCCAGGGACAGAGCGCCTATCAGAACGGAAGCCACGTCCACCTGCCTGGACGCTCTCCTCCTGGAGCTCGACATGGCTCAATTCCTCCCTCAGTCATGGCGCAGAGGGCACCTTACCACCAGGCTGCCCTCCCTGACCACGCTGTTTGACACTGGCCTCCCGTGTGCTCCCACGCCCCTttcctgccttatttttctccataactgGGTCAGTACTGAACATACGACACAATTaccctgccccttcccctgcccTTCCCACCTGCCAggatttctgtctgtttttcccagcacccagagcacagcctggcaggtggcaggtgctCGGCACACCTCTGTGAAGCAAATGTCGACTGGGCGAAAGGGCACAGAAGCCCCTGGGAGGTGGCGGGGCCCCGTTTGGTCCCCCCACCCTCGGTGTTGGGACCGGGAGCAGCACATGTGGAAAAGCCTGGCATCCAGGGGCCCTGGCTCGTGTGGAAGATTCCAGAAGCACCCCCAGGACTCTGCCCACCTCGGCCTTGCCCAGCGTGCACAGGGTCTCCAGGATCTTGTGCTGCAGCAGGTACTCCAGACAGGGCCCCGCCTCACCAGCTGCTGTCTGCTGCCTCTCCTCATACACCAGGATGTCCAGCATCTGTTTCAGCCGCCAGGGAATGTCTGTTTTCTTGGCCGGGGTGTTTTCATCTAACCAAGATTCAGGAAACAAGGGTGAATGGGGTGAAAAGGGACCCTGTGGCTTAAAAGCCTGGCTCTCTCCTGCCAAAGCCCAGAAGGGAGTTGTGTCTAGGATGTggggggaggaggcagagggtAACCAGGAAATTGAACTTTACAGCTGACGCTCTGtacataaaaagacaaaagtcCTTTCGGATTAGGCCCAGGACACAGCCCTCTGGCTGAGAACACGTGCCCGCCCCCCAGCACTCTATCAGTTGTCTACACCCACAGAAAGACAAGTTGCAACCAGTTGGCTCTGGGCATGAGTGAGAAGCGGTGGGCTCGGGGGTCTGTTCATATAA
Protein-coding regions in this window:
- the FHIP2B gene encoding FHF complex subunit HOOK-interacting protein 2B isoform X2, which gives rise to MLSRLGALLQEAIGAREPSIDLLQAFVEHWKGITHYYIESTDENTPAKKTDIPWRLKQMLDILVYEERQQTAAGEAGPCLEYLLQHKILETLCTLGKAEYPPGMRQQVFQFFSKVLAQVQHPLLHYLSVHRPVQKLLRLGGTVTGSLTEKEEVQFTTVLCSKIQQDPALLAYILEGKKIVGRKKASREPTALPKDTANHRDKDNSHSSAPDRGPPLEREPCGAQALSSRLPAGTEEPDGGTGENNLITSLLGLCKSKSRVALKAQENLLLLVHVASPAAATYLVQSSSCLAIAEHLCQLYHSLPTFLDPTDVATLEGISWRLPSAPSDEASFPGKEALAAFLGWFDYCDHLITEAHAVVADALAKAVAEKLFVETLQPQLLHVSERSMLTSTALLTALLRRLRSPALLRETVTFLLGTDQQPEAPEDNPRTLCAHLIGHCDHLSDEISIATLQLFEELLQKPHEGIISSLILRNLDSRLYVARGSPEPESYEDTLDLEEDPYFTDGFLDSGFQPSPKPHPAPATNSDGKTAVTEIVNSFLCLVPEEAKTSAFLEETGYDTYVHDAYGLFQECSSRVAPWGWPLGPTPLDLHEPERPFFEGHFLRVLFDRMSRILDQPYSLNLQVTSVLSRLALFPHPHIHEYLLDPYISLAPGSRSLFSVLVRVIGDLMQRIQRVPQFPGKLLLVRKQLMGQALGEQLDHQTLLEGVVVLEEFCKELAAIAFVKFPPHSPYLSLSPAPEGQV
- the FHIP2B gene encoding FHF complex subunit HOOK-interacting protein 2B isoform X1, which translates into the protein MLSRLGALLQEAIGAREPSIDLLQAFVEHWKGITHYYIESTDENTPAKKTDIPWRLKQMLDILVYEERQQTAAGEAGPCLEYLLQHKILETLCTLGKAEYPPGMRQQVFQFFSKVLAQVQHPLLHYLSVHRPVQKLLRLGGTVTGSLTEKEEVQFTTVLCSKIQQDPALLAYILEGKKIVGRKKASREPTALPKDTANHRDKDNSHSSAPDRGPPLEREPCGAQALSSRLPAGTEEPDGGTGENNLITSLLGLCKSKKSRVALKAQENLLLLVHVASPAAATYLVQSSSCLAIAEHLCQLYHSLPTFLDPTDVATLEGISWRLPSAPSDEASFPGKEALAAFLGWFDYCDHLITEAHAVVADALAKAVAEKLFVETLQPQLLHVSERSMLTSTALLTALLRRLRSPALLRETVTFLLGTDQQPEAPEDNPRTLCAHLIGHCDHLSDEISIATLQLFEELLQKPHEGIISSLILRNLDSRLYVARGSPEPESYEDTLDLEEDPYFTDGFLDSGFQPSPKPHPAPATNSDGKTAVTEIVNSFLCLVPEEAKTSAFLEETGYDTYVHDAYGLFQECSSRVAPWGWPLGPTPLDLHEPERPFFEGHFLRVLFDRMSRILDQPYSLNLQVTSVLSRLALFPHPHIHEYLLDPYISLAPGSRSLFSVLVRVIGDLMQRIQRVPQFPGKLLLVRKQLMGQALGEQLDHQTLLEGVVVLEEFCKELAAIAFVKFPPHSPYLSLSPAPEGQV
- the FHIP2B gene encoding FHF complex subunit HOOK-interacting protein 2B isoform X4, with translation MLSRLGALLQEAIGAREPSIDLLQAFVEHWKGITHYYIESTDENTPAKKTDIPWRLKQMLDILVYEERQQTAAGEAGPCLEYLLQHKILETLCTLGKAEYPPGMRQQVFQFFSKVLAQVQHPLLHYLSVHRPVQKLLRLGGTVTGSLTEKEEVQFTTVLCSKIQQDPALLAYILEGKKIVGRKKASREPTALPKDTANHRDKDNSHSSAPDRGPPLEREPCGAQALSSRLPAGTEEPDGGTGENNLITSLLGLCKSKKSRVALKAQENLLLLVHVASPAAATYLVQSSSCLAIAEHLCQLYHSLPTFLDPTDVATLEGISWRLPSAPSDEASFPGKEALAAFLGWFDYCDHLITEAHAVVADALAKAVAEKLFVETLQPQLLHVSERSMLTSTALLTALLRRLRSPALLRETVTFLLGTDQQPEAPEDNPRTLCAHLIGHCDHLSDEISIATLQLFEELLQKPHEGIISSLILRNLDSRLYVARGSPEPESYEDTLDLEEDPYFTDGFLDSGFQPSPKPHPAPATNSDGKTAVTEIVNRWGAVSSAWSLRKPRPRLFWRRLDMTRTSTMLMDCSRSAAPASPPGAGPWVPLPWTSMSLNGLSSRVTFSECCLTACPEFWTSHIA
- the FHIP2B gene encoding FHF complex subunit HOOK-interacting protein 2B isoform X3 yields the protein MLSRLGALLQEAIGAREPSIDLLQAFVEHWKGITHYYIESTDENTPAKKTDIPWRLKQMLDILVYEERQQTAAGEAGPCLEYLLQHKILETLCTLGKAEYPPGMRQQVFQFFSKVLAQVQHPLLHYLSVHRPVQKLLRLGGTVTGSLTEKEEVQFTTVLCSKIQQDPALLAYILEGKKIVGRKKASREPTALPKDTANHRDKDNSHSSAPDRGPPLEREPCGAQALSSRLPAGTEEPDGGTGENNLITSLLGLCKSKKSRVALKAQENLLLLVHVASPAAATYLVQSSSCLAIAEHLCQLYHSLPTFLDPTDVATLEGISWRLPSAPSDEASFPGKEALAAFLGWFDYCDHLITEAHAVVADALAKAVAEKLFVETLQPQLLHVSERSMLTSTALLTALLRRLRSPALLRETVTFLLGTDQQPEAPEDNPRTLCAHLIGHCDHLSDEISIATLQLFEELLQKPHEGIISSLILRNLDSRLYVARGSPEPESYEDTLFLCLVPEEAKTSAFLEETGYDTYVHDAYGLFQECSSRVAPWGWPLGPTPLDLHEPERPFFEGHFLRVLFDRMSRILDQPYSLNLQVTSVLSRLALFPHPHIHEYLLDPYISLAPGSRSLFSVLVRVIGDLMQRIQRVPQFPGKLLLVRKQLMGQALGEQLDHQTLLEGVVVLEEFCKELAAIAFVKFPPHSPYLSLSPAPEGQV